A region of Hydrogenimonas cancrithermarum DNA encodes the following proteins:
- the purN gene encoding phosphoribosylglycinamide formyltransferase: MAGELNIVVLFSGEGTNLENLIEQFHNIRFGEKVTKIVPITNRPDAGGIRRAERYGIDTIVIDHKRYERRESFDADLVKAIEKFDPSLVVMAGFMRILTPVFTENVEAINLHPSLLPLFKGAHAIEESFSSGMKVGGVTVHRVTPELDNGEILDQACVKIEPGETLETFADKIHQAEYRLLPEVIRRLLNL, translated from the coding sequence TTGGCTGGTGAATTGAACATCGTCGTCCTCTTCAGCGGAGAAGGGACCAATCTCGAAAATCTCATCGAACAGTTCCACAACATCCGTTTCGGAGAAAAAGTGACCAAAATCGTTCCGATTACCAACCGGCCGGATGCCGGAGGGATACGGCGTGCCGAAAGATATGGTATCGATACGATCGTCATCGACCACAAGCGTTACGAGAGAAGGGAATCCTTCGATGCCGATCTGGTGAAAGCGATCGAGAAGTTTGACCCATCGTTGGTGGTCATGGCGGGCTTTATGCGTATTCTCACACCCGTTTTTACCGAAAATGTCGAAGCGATCAATCTCCACCCCTCCCTTCTTCCTCTCTTCAAGGGAGCGCATGCGATCGAAGAGAGTTTCTCAAGCGGCATGAAAGTGGGAGGGGTCACCGTCCATCGGGTGACCCCGGAGCTGGACAACGGAGAGATCCTCGACCAGGCCTGCGTCAAAATCGAACCAGGCGAGACCCTCGAAACGTTTGCCGACAAGATCCATCAGGCGGAGTATCGGCTCTTGCCCGAAGTCATTAGGCGCCTTCTGAACCTTTAG
- a CDS encoding NAD(P)H-hydrate dehydratase yields the protein MQKVFNNCYDLDRRCYEKFGLTEDILMEHAAEGMARHIRDTCGDKEQLLIAAGPGNNGADGITLARLLHGDFDVSLYLPYGAKSAMAKIQLERFLQLGAEPVQSPPLQADIVVDTLFGTGFAKPLDTKGIDLVDSFNGMEAYKIACDVPTGIDPNGNPNPIAFHADTTITMGALKKALFSDHAKPYVGRIEVVDLGISRTHYEHHTDAFLLTQEDFTPPLRTNAASHKGTFGHLCVIAGKKRGAAVLCGSAALRFGAGLVTLISDRNIDNLPFSLMQSGDLPDTTSAIAMGMGMGYDYDPILIKTSIVEDDIPILMDADMCYVPWIRTLLEKCSKTVVTPHPKEFSVLLKTLEIDNVTVSEIQRDRFGWAKRFSEAYPKTVLLLKGANTLIAHEGIIYINPLGTPVLSQAGSGDILSGLIASLMAQGYTPLNAAINGSLAHALSARRYKGANFSATAEDLIEEIRWLVN from the coding sequence ATGCAAAAGGTTTTCAACAACTGTTACGATCTCGACAGACGCTGTTATGAAAAATTCGGATTGACAGAGGATATCCTTATGGAGCATGCCGCCGAGGGGATGGCTCGACATATCCGGGACACCTGTGGCGACAAAGAACAGCTTCTCATCGCTGCGGGGCCGGGAAACAATGGAGCCGACGGAATTACACTGGCAAGGCTGCTTCACGGCGACTTCGACGTTTCACTCTATCTTCCCTACGGAGCGAAATCCGCCATGGCGAAAATTCAGCTTGAACGGTTTTTGCAACTGGGTGCCGAACCGGTCCAGTCACCTCCCCTGCAAGCCGACATTGTCGTCGACACACTCTTCGGTACCGGTTTCGCCAAACCGCTTGATACGAAAGGGATCGACCTTGTCGACTCTTTCAACGGAATGGAAGCGTACAAAATCGCTTGTGACGTTCCTACCGGCATCGATCCAAACGGCAACCCCAACCCCATTGCGTTTCATGCAGACACCACCATCACGATGGGAGCGCTCAAAAAAGCGCTTTTTTCCGATCATGCAAAACCTTATGTCGGTAGAATCGAAGTGGTCGATCTCGGCATCAGCCGCACACACTACGAACATCATACCGATGCCTTTCTTCTGACCCAGGAAGATTTCACCCCTCCGTTGCGCACCAATGCCGCATCGCACAAAGGAACTTTCGGCCACCTCTGCGTCATCGCTGGGAAGAAGAGAGGCGCCGCCGTACTCTGCGGATCGGCGGCACTGCGTTTCGGTGCGGGGCTCGTGACGCTCATCAGTGACCGGAACATCGACAACCTTCCCTTCTCGCTGATGCAGAGCGGCGATCTTCCCGACACCACCAGCGCTATCGCCATGGGAATGGGTATGGGATACGACTATGACCCCATCCTTATCAAAACATCGATCGTCGAAGATGACATTCCCATCCTGATGGATGCCGATATGTGCTATGTCCCCTGGATCAGAACACTGCTCGAAAAGTGCAGTAAAACTGTCGTCACCCCACATCCCAAAGAGTTCTCCGTCCTGCTAAAAACGCTCGAAATCGACAATGTCACCGTTTCGGAGATTCAGCGCGACCGTTTTGGGTGGGCGAAACGCTTTTCGGAAGCCTACCCCAAAACGGTATTGCTACTCAAAGGTGCCAATACGCTGATCGCACACGAGGGGATCATCTACATCAATCCCCTCGGGACGCCGGTTCTCTCGCAAGCCGGCAGCGGTGACATCCTGAGCGGCCTCATCGCTTCTTTGATGGCCCAGGGCTATACGCCGCTCAATGCCGCGATCAACGGTTCGCTCGCCCATGCCCTGAGCGCCCGCAGATACAAAGGAGCGAACTTCAGTGCCACGGCGGAAGATCTGATCGAGGAGATTCGTTGGCTGGTGAATTGA
- the rpsU gene encoding 30S ribosomal protein S21 codes for MPGILVRENESFDEAYRRFKKQVDRNLIVTEARARRFYEPMTEKRKKQKIAARKKLLKRLFMLRRYESRL; via the coding sequence ATGCCTGGCATCCTCGTACGTGAAAACGAGTCTTTCGATGAGGCGTATCGCCGATTCAAGAAGCAGGTCGATCGTAACCTGATCGTCACTGAAGCTCGTGCAAGACGCTTCTATGAGCCGATGACTGAAAAGCGCAAAAAGCAGAAAATCGCTGCGCGCAAGAAGTTGCTCAAGCGTCTTTTCATGCTGCGCAGATACGAATCTCGTCTCTAA
- a CDS encoding YgaP family membrane protein, with amino-acid sequence MACQMGEQDRLSRITAGIILVGFAMISGNPVGWFGIIPLATGIIGWCPLYGPLGIDTCKTEHDGHGHH; translated from the coding sequence ATGGCATGTCAAATGGGAGAGCAGGATCGTCTCAGCAGAATCACAGCCGGTATCATTCTTGTCGGTTTCGCAATGATTTCCGGGAACCCTGTCGGATGGTTCGGCATCATTCCGCTGGCTACGGGAATTATCGGATGGTGTCCTCTGTACGGACCGCTTGGAATCGACACCTGCAAAACGGAGCACGACGGCCACGGACATCATTGA
- the purT gene encoding formate-dependent phosphoribosylglycinamide formyltransferase, with translation MHFPAPLKSNSVKIMLLGSGELGKEVAIEAQRLGIEVVAVDRYANAPAHQVAHEAHVIDMQNKDEVLDLIRRVNPTYILPEIEAISIDALFEAEKEGFHVIPNAEAVNKTMNRKNIRKFAAEELGLKTSAYRFVSTFEALREAAEAIGYPCVVKPVMSSSGHGQSIARTPEDLEKSWEIAKEARGDASELIVEEFVRFDYEITLLTARNEKETVFCEPIGHEQKDGDYIFSWQPAFMSPEALSKAQTIAKKVTDGLGGRGIFGVELFVKGDEVYFSEVSPRPHDTGMVTLITQSQSEFALHLRAVLGLPLEFTFFTPGASAAYKAKNESVTPIVHVDDKAFSKDSFVRIFGKPESHEGRRMAVLLTMAASETEALAKAKERIGYLDDSAPVTRVVEEHRVESEESCVIKKVFKFIFG, from the coding sequence ATGCATTTTCCGGCCCCTTTGAAATCGAATTCCGTGAAGATTATGCTGCTTGGAAGCGGCGAGCTGGGCAAAGAGGTGGCGATCGAAGCGCAGCGTCTCGGTATCGAGGTCGTAGCGGTCGATCGCTATGCCAATGCCCCGGCGCATCAGGTGGCGCATGAAGCGCATGTGATCGATATGCAGAACAAAGATGAGGTACTCGACCTTATCCGTCGGGTCAACCCGACCTATATTTTGCCCGAGATCGAGGCAATCAGCATCGATGCCCTTTTTGAAGCGGAAAAAGAGGGGTTTCATGTCATTCCCAACGCCGAGGCGGTCAACAAGACGATGAATCGTAAAAACATCCGGAAATTCGCCGCTGAAGAGTTGGGGCTCAAAACCAGTGCCTACCGCTTCGTTTCGACCTTCGAAGCGCTCAGAGAGGCTGCGGAAGCGATAGGATATCCCTGTGTCGTCAAGCCGGTCATGAGTTCGTCGGGTCACGGTCAGAGCATCGCGAGAACGCCCGAAGATCTGGAAAAATCATGGGAGATCGCCAAAGAGGCGCGCGGTGACGCGAGTGAGCTGATTGTCGAGGAGTTCGTTCGGTTCGATTACGAAATCACGCTTCTTACGGCACGTAATGAAAAAGAGACGGTCTTTTGCGAGCCGATCGGCCATGAGCAGAAAGATGGTGACTATATCTTTAGCTGGCAGCCGGCGTTTATGAGTCCCGAAGCCTTGTCAAAAGCACAGACCATCGCCAAAAAGGTGACAGACGGACTGGGTGGCCGTGGTATCTTCGGCGTCGAGCTTTTCGTCAAAGGCGACGAAGTCTACTTCAGCGAAGTGAGTCCACGTCCGCACGATACGGGGATGGTGACGCTCATCACCCAGAGTCAGAGCGAGTTCGCGCTGCATCTTCGCGCCGTACTCGGTCTGCCGCTGGAGTTTACCTTTTTCACGCCAGGTGCGAGTGCCGCTTACAAAGCCAAAAACGAGAGTGTCACACCGATCGTTCATGTCGACGACAAAGCGTTTTCGAAAGATTCGTTCGTTCGTATTTTCGGAAAACCGGAAAGCCATGAGGGGCGCCGTATGGCCGTCTTGCTGACGATGGCCGCAAGCGAGACGGAAGCGCTCGCCAAAGCGAAAGAGCGTATCGGCTATCTCGACGATTCGGCGCCGGTGACCAGGGTCGTGGAGGAGCATCGTGTGGAGTCGGAAGAGAGCTGTGTCATCAAAAAAGTTTTCAAGTTCATCTTCGGCTGA
- a CDS encoding secondary thiamine-phosphate synthase enzyme YjbQ, translating to MMQMVQVPITLVHKPRGVHLVTHEIVSQLPQIGAFETGLLHLFLQHTSAALAINENADPDVRRDTETFIDELIPESYPKFTHLLEGRDDMPAHLKSMLFGCQLTIPLSGGTLALGTWQGIYLIEARNHGGSRRLVATLQGNMI from the coding sequence ATGATGCAGATGGTTCAGGTGCCCATCACGCTGGTACACAAGCCGCGGGGTGTGCATCTCGTCACCCACGAAATTGTCTCGCAGCTGCCGCAGATCGGAGCGTTTGAGACGGGACTGCTTCACCTTTTTCTTCAGCACACGAGTGCGGCGCTCGCGATCAATGAAAATGCAGACCCCGATGTACGGCGGGACACCGAAACTTTCATCGATGAGCTGATTCCCGAAAGTTATCCGAAATTCACCCATCTTCTTGAAGGGAGGGACGACATGCCGGCTCATCTGAAGTCGATGCTTTTCGGCTGCCAGTTGACGATACCCCTTTCGGGCGGAACGCTCGCACTTGGTACCTGGCAGGGGATCTATCTGATAGAGGCGAGAAACCATGGGGGAAGCCGACGTCTTGTCGCGACACTTCAGGGCAACATGATATAA
- a CDS encoding ribonuclease HII has translation MKNLCGIDEAGRGPLAGPLVMAGVVLYEPIDGLTDSKQLTEKRREQLYETITKDAAYHIVIFDAAVIDEQGISACLICGLKEIMLTLSADGYLFDGNTTFGIQGLRSQIKADVDIAEVSAASILAKVTRDRIMIEMGKNYPEYGFEKHKGYGTKAHIEAIRKNGYSPIHRKSFRIKSLEQPSLF, from the coding sequence ATGAAAAATCTATGCGGAATCGACGAAGCGGGGCGCGGCCCCCTCGCAGGACCACTGGTGATGGCCGGCGTCGTTCTCTACGAGCCAATCGACGGACTGACGGACTCCAAGCAGCTTACCGAAAAGCGCCGGGAGCAACTCTATGAAACGATAACCAAGGATGCAGCGTATCATATCGTCATATTCGATGCCGCCGTGATCGATGAGCAAGGGATCAGCGCCTGTCTCATCTGTGGTTTGAAAGAGATCATGCTGACGCTGAGTGCCGACGGCTATCTCTTCGACGGCAACACTACCTTCGGCATACAGGGCTTGCGCTCTCAGATAAAAGCCGACGTCGACATCGCGGAAGTGAGTGCAGCCAGTATCCTCGCCAAAGTGACACGCGACCGAATCATGATCGAAATGGGGAAAAACTATCCGGAGTACGGCTTCGAAAAACACAAAGGGTACGGTACCAAAGCACACATCGAAGCGATTAGAAAAAACGGCTATTCGCCTATTCACCGTAAAAGCTTCAGGATCAAATCACTGGAACAACCGAGTCTGTTCTAA
- a CDS encoding ATP-binding protein, translating to MQQLEAFYESTPKPVGFTERKMSLPSHSFNLFGPPHCGKTWLVLDYLARIPKQRHLYIDMDDLRINKDSLVREMNLFIEANGIETVVIDHYDGSFAPPLCRQSILVTQAQLDDTPVMPALELRTLDFEEYLAFEKRHVHLEHSFSLYLRTGSLPAMASVHESLLTRQLHSHIRAIFPTQSEQLLFRHLSRFLGKPVTAHQLYTAIKKEYKISKDWLYKTLREWEARRIVGWVEKHNQPKAARRLLIYDFALPASLYFEKSLMGQLYSIAAIKIRQCCPQATFTDKIDFFMPATRHAILLSPFANPESSAAKIAKLVNEIDVLGIRQITILTIANAFEFMFEEIEVKAVPFYAWMVGE from the coding sequence ATGCAACAGTTGGAAGCCTTTTACGAGTCGACACCCAAACCAGTCGGATTCACCGAACGGAAAATGTCGCTCCCTTCACACAGTTTCAATCTTTTCGGGCCACCGCACTGTGGAAAAACATGGCTGGTTCTCGACTACCTTGCCCGTATTCCGAAACAGCGGCATCTTTACATCGATATGGACGACCTGCGCATAAACAAGGATTCTCTTGTCAGAGAGATGAATCTTTTTATCGAAGCGAACGGCATCGAAACCGTCGTCATCGACCACTACGACGGCTCATTCGCGCCGCCGTTGTGCAGGCAGTCCATTCTCGTTACCCAGGCCCAACTCGACGACACCCCGGTCATGCCCGCACTTGAACTCCGGACACTCGATTTCGAAGAGTATCTTGCCTTTGAAAAGAGGCACGTCCACCTCGAGCACTCCTTCTCTCTTTACCTTCGAACAGGATCTCTTCCGGCCATGGCTTCGGTACACGAATCACTGTTGACCCGACAGTTGCACAGCCACATACGCGCCATTTTCCCTACGCAAAGCGAACAGCTTCTCTTTCGACACCTCTCACGTTTTCTCGGAAAGCCTGTCACGGCGCATCAGCTCTACACCGCGATCAAAAAAGAGTACAAAATCTCCAAAGACTGGCTTTACAAAACTCTCAGGGAGTGGGAGGCACGCCGGATCGTCGGTTGGGTCGAAAAGCACAACCAGCCCAAAGCGGCCAGACGACTGCTGATCTACGACTTCGCGTTGCCGGCTTCGCTCTATTTCGAAAAGTCTCTCATGGGTCAGCTCTACTCGATTGCCGCCATCAAGATCAGACAATGCTGCCCACAAGCCACTTTTACCGACAAAATCGATTTTTTCATGCCGGCAACACGCCACGCCATTCTCCTCTCACCATTCGCCAATCCGGAAAGTTCTGCAGCGAAAATCGCGAAACTTGTCAACGAAATCGATGTTTTGGGTATTCGGCAGATCACCATATTGACCATCGCCAACGCATTCGAATTCATGTTTGAAGAGATAGAGGTGAAAGCGGTGCCGTTCTATGCCTGGATGGTAGGGGAGTAA
- the rpsJ gene encoding 30S ribosomal protein S10: protein MEKIRLKLKAYDHRVLDRSVAAIVEAVKRTGAEIRGPIPMPTKIRRYTVLRSPHVNKDSREQFEIRIHGRMIDIVSATPDTVDSLMKLDLAPEVDVEVRSMGNKG, encoded by the coding sequence ATGGAAAAAATTCGACTTAAGCTCAAAGCGTACGATCATCGTGTGCTTGATCGGTCAGTTGCTGCAATCGTAGAAGCAGTCAAGCGAACGGGAGCCGAAATACGCGGCCCAATTCCTATGCCTACAAAGATCAGACGCTATACAGTGCTCAGATCACCTCACGTTAATAAAGATTCACGCGAACAATTCGAAATCAGAATTCACGGACGTATGATCGACATCGTCTCTGCAACGCCTGATACGGTCGATTCGTTGATGAAACTTGATCTGGCACCGGAAGTAGACGTCGAAGTACGATCTATGGGTAACAAGGGGTAA
- the rplC gene encoding 50S ribosomal protein L3: protein MEFIVEKIGMSRTINVPSIPVTLLKVQDVKVCEITEDGRAIVAYPSGKKRNKAIEGQQKKYGLSPEYNRFATLKVANTEAGDLDLTPLSEAKKVKVTFTSKGRGFSGVMKRWNFAGGPRSHGSRFHRAPGSIGNCEWPGRVQPGQKMPGQYGNATVTVKNEIVSFDPENKILVVKGAVPGPNGAMGRVRISK, encoded by the coding sequence ATGGAATTCATCGTAGAAAAAATCGGCATGAGCCGAACAATCAATGTACCGAGTATCCCTGTCACGCTTCTGAAAGTGCAGGATGTCAAAGTATGCGAGATCACGGAAGACGGTCGCGCTATCGTTGCCTACCCGAGCGGTAAGAAGCGCAACAAAGCGATCGAAGGTCAGCAGAAAAAGTATGGGTTGAGCCCTGAATACAACCGTTTCGCGACGCTGAAAGTCGCCAACACCGAAGCGGGCGATCTTGATTTGACACCGCTTAGCGAAGCGAAAAAAGTCAAAGTCACGTTCACCAGCAAAGGTCGCGGATTTTCAGGTGTTATGAAGCGATGGAACTTCGCGGGTGGCCCAAGAAGCCACGGTTCACGTTTCCACAGAGCACCGGGTTCAATCGGTAACTGTGAATGGCCTGGACGCGTACAGCCGGGACAGAAAATGCCTGGCCAGTACGGCAACGCGACAGTCACTGTAAAAAATGAGATCGTATCGTTCGATCCGGAAAACAAGATCCTTGTCGTCAAGGGTGCGGTTCCGGGACCAAACGGTGCGATGGGTCGAGTAAGGATTTCTAAATGA
- the rplD gene encoding 50S ribosomal protein L4 → MSTAVVLNENLEKAGDAEVPASFLEASAHNLYLYVKSYQAALRANTAHSKNRSAVSGGGKKPWSQKGRGGARAGSIRSPLFVGGGAAFGPKANRNYDQKINKKQKRLALMHALAEKAANGKLYIVDSVEVASGKTKDAAAMMNKLGERDALWVKSLIDDKTYMAFRNLPNCYLIEENELNGYLAAAYRAVVIEKAVWENLTKEG, encoded by the coding sequence ATGAGTACAGCAGTAGTTTTGAACGAAAACCTGGAAAAAGCGGGCGACGCTGAGGTTCCTGCGAGCTTTCTCGAAGCGAGCGCTCACAACCTATATCTATATGTCAAATCATATCAGGCTGCGCTGCGTGCCAACACGGCACACAGCAAAAACCGTTCTGCTGTCAGCGGCGGCGGTAAAAAGCCTTGGTCTCAAAAAGGACGCGGCGGCGCGCGTGCCGGTTCTATCCGAAGCCCGCTCTTCGTCGGCGGTGGTGCGGCATTTGGACCGAAAGCGAACCGAAACTATGACCAGAAGATCAACAAGAAGCAGAAGCGCCTGGCGCTGATGCACGCTTTGGCTGAAAAAGCGGCCAACGGCAAGCTCTACATTGTTGATAGTGTCGAAGTTGCAAGCGGCAAAACAAAAGACGCGGCAGCGATGATGAACAAACTGGGCGAGCGTGATGCTCTGTGGGTAAAGTCTCTGATCGACGACAAAACCTATATGGCATTTAGAAATCTTCCGAACTGTTATTTGATCGAAGAGAATGAACTCAACGGCTATCTTGCAGCAGCGTATCGCGCGGTTGTCATCGAGAAAGCGGTTTGGGAAAATCTGACGAAAGAGGGCTAA
- a CDS encoding 50S ribosomal protein L23, which yields MADITDIKSILYTEKTLGLQEEGVIVVQTSPKVTKNQLKAIFKEYFGVNPLKVNSLRQSGKVKRFRGKEGKRPDFKKFYVKLPEGANIESLSA from the coding sequence ATGGCGGATATTACAGATATCAAATCGATACTTTATACTGAAAAGACATTGGGCCTTCAGGAAGAGGGTGTCATCGTGGTTCAGACATCTCCGAAAGTGACGAAGAATCAGCTCAAAGCGATCTTCAAAGAGTACTTCGGTGTGAACCCGTTGAAAGTCAACTCTCTCCGCCAGAGCGGTAAAGTGAAGCGTTTCCGCGGAAAAGAGGGGAAACGCCCGGATTTCAAAAAGTTCTATGTGAAGCTGCCGGAAGGCGCGAACATCGAGAGCTTGAGCGCGTAA
- the rplB gene encoding 50S ribosomal protein L2 → MAIKTYKPYTPSRRYMSVVDSSDITSKPTVRKLLKKLPAKAGRNNNGRITSRHKEAGAKKLYRIIDFKRNKFGVEGTVATIEYDPYRNCRICLINYVDGDKRYILQPSGLKVGDKVQAAEAGLDIKPGNAMKLKNIPVGTLVHNIEMKPGKGGQLVRSAGGYAQIMGREGKYVIVRMPSSEMRKILGECMATIGTVGNEEFANIVIGKAGRSRHLGIRPQTRGSAMNPVDHPHGGGEGKTNSGRHPVTPWGMPTKGFKTRRKKASDKLIISRRKKK, encoded by the coding sequence ATGGCAATTAAAACATATAAACCGTATACACCCAGCCGACGCTATATGAGCGTCGTCGACAGCAGCGACATCACGAGCAAACCGACGGTTCGCAAACTGCTGAAGAAACTCCCTGCCAAAGCGGGACGCAACAACAACGGACGCATCACATCTCGCCACAAAGAGGCGGGCGCGAAGAAGCTTTATCGTATTATCGACTTCAAACGCAACAAGTTCGGCGTTGAAGGTACCGTTGCGACGATCGAGTACGATCCGTACAGAAACTGCCGCATTTGCCTCATCAACTACGTTGACGGCGACAAGCGCTACATCCTTCAGCCGAGCGGTCTGAAAGTGGGCGACAAAGTTCAGGCGGCGGAAGCGGGTCTGGATATCAAACCGGGCAACGCGATGAAGCTGAAAAACATTCCGGTCGGTACACTTGTTCACAACATCGAGATGAAGCCGGGCAAAGGCGGACAGCTCGTCCGAAGCGCCGGAGGATATGCACAGATCATGGGACGCGAAGGCAAATATGTCATCGTCCGTATGCCCAGCTCTGAAATGCGTAAAATCCTCGGTGAGTGTATGGCGACCATCGGTACCGTCGGCAACGAAGAGTTCGCGAACATCGTCATCGGTAAAGCGGGACGCAGCCGACACCTCGGTATCCGTCCTCAGACACGCGGTTCTGCGATGAACCCGGTCGATCACCCGCACGGTGGTGGTGAAGGTAAAACGAACTCCGGACGTCATCCGGTCACACCTTGGGGTATGCCGACCAAAGGCTTTAAAACTCGTCGTAAAAAAGCCAGCGATAAACTGATCATTTCACGACGCAAGAAAAAATAA
- the rpsS gene encoding 30S ribosomal protein S19, producing MARSIKKGPFIDEHLMKKVLKAKETGDNKPIKTWSRRSTIFPEMIGLTINVHNGRQFVPVYITENHVGYKLGEFAPTRTFRGHKGSVQKKIGK from the coding sequence ATGGCAAGATCGATTAAAAAGGGTCCTTTTATCGACGAGCATCTGATGAAAAAAGTGCTCAAAGCAAAAGAGACCGGTGATAACAAACCAATCAAAACATGGTCACGCCGAAGCACCATCTTCCCGGAGATGATCGGTTTGACCATTAACGTCCACAACGGACGCCAGTTCGTTCCTGTGTATATCACAGAGAACCATGTCGGCTACAAACTCGGCGAGTTTGCTCCGACACGTACATTCAGAGGCCACAAGGGCTCTGTCCAGAAAAAGATCGGGAAGTAA
- the rplV gene encoding 50S ribosomal protein L22, producing the protein MSKATLKFIRLSPTKARLIAQEVQGMNAELALASLEFMPNKAAKVISKVIASAVANGGFEPEEVVISSCRVDKGPVLKRWKPRARGRASRIMKPTSHVIVEVTEAKDK; encoded by the coding sequence ATGAGTAAAGCAACACTGAAATTCATCCGACTCAGCCCGACTAAAGCACGCCTGATAGCACAGGAAGTCCAGGGAATGAACGCAGAGTTGGCACTTGCAAGTCTCGAGTTCATGCCGAACAAAGCGGCGAAAGTCATTTCGAAAGTGATCGCTTCAGCGGTTGCCAACGGCGGATTCGAGCCGGAAGAGGTCGTTATCTCTTCATGCCGCGTCGACAAAGGGCCGGTTCTGAAGCGTTGGAAACCGCGTGCACGCGGTCGTGCATCACGCATCATGAAACCAACATCTCACGTGATCGTCGAAGTCACAGAAGCGAAGGATAAGTAA
- the rpsC gene encoding 30S ribosomal protein S3: protein MGQKVNPIGLRLGINRNWSSRWYPNWQRVPAFVAEDDKIRKFLKKELYYAGVADIIIERTAKRLRVTIVAARPGIIIGKKGADIEKLKTRLQNMVQKPVALNIREEKRPQASAQLAAENVATQLERRVAFRRAMKKVIQAAQKAGAKGIKVQVAGRLGGAEMARTEWYLEGRVPLHTLRAKIDYGFATAYTTYGIIGVKVWIFKGEVLQKGIQPEPVEEKRGRRAPRRGRN from the coding sequence ATGGGTCAGAAAGTCAATCCGATTGGTTTGCGCCTGGGAATCAACCGTAACTGGTCGTCACGCTGGTATCCGAACTGGCAGCGCGTCCCTGCATTCGTAGCAGAAGATGACAAAATCCGTAAGTTCCTGAAAAAAGAACTCTACTATGCAGGTGTCGCAGACATCATTATCGAGCGAACCGCAAAGCGCCTTCGCGTGACAATCGTCGCAGCGCGTCCCGGTATCATCATCGGTAAAAAAGGTGCGGATATCGAGAAACTGAAGACGCGTCTTCAGAACATGGTTCAAAAGCCGGTTGCGCTCAACATTCGTGAAGAGAAGCGTCCGCAGGCCTCTGCACAGCTGGCGGCTGAAAACGTCGCGACACAGCTCGAACGCCGTGTCGCATTCCGCCGCGCAATGAAAAAAGTGATCCAGGCGGCCCAGAAAGCGGGAGCGAAAGGAATCAAAGTACAGGTTGCAGGACGTCTCGGCGGTGCCGAAATGGCGCGAACCGAGTGGTATCTCGAAGGCCGCGTACCGCTTCATACGCTTCGTGCAAAGATCGATTACGGTTTTGCGACAGCGTATACAACTTATGGAATCATCGGTGTCAAAGTATGGATCTTCAAAGGTGAGGTTCTCCAAAAGGGAATTCAGCCCGAGCCTGTTGAAGAGAAACGCGGCCGCCGTGCTCCAAGACGTGGGAGGAACTAA
- the rplP gene encoding 50S ribosomal protein L16 yields the protein MLMPKRTKYRKQQKGRNRGKAYRGNQLAFGNIGIKATEAGRIDSRQIEAARVAMTRHVKRTGKVWIRVFPDKPITAKPLETRMGKGKGAVDKWVMNIKPGRIIYEMAGVEDKLAREALTLAMHKLPFKTKIVTQEASNEIY from the coding sequence ATGTTGATGCCTAAACGAACAAAATACCGAAAGCAGCAAAAAGGGCGTAACCGCGGAAAAGCGTATCGCGGTAACCAGCTGGCATTCGGAAACATCGGAATCAAGGCGACTGAAGCCGGTCGTATCGACAGCCGCCAGATCGAAGCGGCGCGTGTTGCTATGACACGTCACGTCAAACGTACAGGTAAAGTCTGGATTCGTGTATTCCCGGACAAACCGATCACTGCCAAGCCTCTCGAAACCCGAATGGGTAAAGGTAAAGGTGCGGTGGACAAGTGGGTTATGAATATCAAGCCCGGCCGTATCATTTACGAAATGGCAGGTGTTGAAGATAAGCTCGCGCGTGAAGCGCTGACGCTGGCGATGCACAAACTCCCTTTCAAAACAAAAATTGTAACGCAAGAGGCTAGCAATGAAATATACTGA